In the genome of Kitasatospora cineracea, one region contains:
- a CDS encoding CBS domain-containing protein yields MEQILALFGVRVRNHQTVYVISRALADVGLATVPDFAVCHQRDHVDVVASAAVVPEMDAEEEDEEDPLPSHVLPQRIQIGELEAARRGVTTVNLNGTVSQATYLMRTKGLAQIPVITGMAALHGVVTWSSLARMYETGKSPTLENAMQKDSLPVADARQEFFSCLPVVKEHGYLLVRGDDGCLSGLVTMADITERFEGTARPFFLVGEIESLLRRCLGAALDQEAIRAVQTNKKADQRSGLVTDLMFGDYLRLLDGTQSKPVMAANADANWAALGWTAMDRIQFVRHLERVKDIRNRIAHFDAKPLPAEMIQELVAFTKLLRDFAS; encoded by the coding sequence GTGGAGCAGATCCTCGCGCTCTTCGGGGTCCGGGTCCGTAACCACCAGACCGTGTACGTAATCTCCCGGGCCTTGGCGGACGTCGGGCTGGCTACCGTCCCGGACTTCGCCGTCTGCCACCAGCGTGACCACGTCGACGTCGTGGCCTCGGCCGCGGTCGTACCCGAAATGGATGCTGAGGAGGAAGACGAGGAGGATCCGCTGCCCTCACACGTCTTGCCGCAGCGGATCCAGATCGGTGAGCTCGAGGCTGCTCGCCGCGGCGTCACGACGGTCAACCTCAACGGCACGGTGTCGCAGGCGACCTACTTGATGCGCACCAAAGGGCTCGCCCAGATCCCGGTTATCACCGGCATGGCGGCGCTGCACGGTGTCGTGACCTGGAGCTCGCTGGCACGGATGTACGAGACGGGTAAGTCGCCGACGCTCGAGAATGCGATGCAGAAGGACTCCCTTCCGGTGGCGGACGCCCGTCAGGAGTTCTTCAGCTGCCTGCCGGTGGTCAAGGAGCACGGCTACCTCCTGGTGCGCGGTGACGACGGTTGCCTGTCGGGTCTGGTGACGATGGCGGACATCACCGAGCGCTTCGAGGGTACGGCGCGCCCCTTCTTCCTGGTCGGTGAGATCGAGTCCTTGCTGCGCAGGTGCCTCGGCGCAGCCCTCGATCAGGAGGCGATCCGCGCGGTGCAGACCAACAAGAAGGCGGACCAGCGGTCGGGCCTGGTGACCGATCTGATGTTCGGCGACTACCTTCGCCTTCTGGACGGGACCCAGTCCAAGCCGGTCATGGCTGCCAACGCCGACGCGAACTGGGCCGCGCTCGGCTGGACCGCCATGGACCGCATCCAGTTCGTCCGTCACTTGGAGCGGGTGAAGGACATCCGCAACCGGATCGCCCACTTCGACGCGAAACCCCTGCCTGCGGAGATGATCCAGGAGTTGGTCGCCTTCACCAAGCTGCTGCGTGACTTCGCCTCCTGA